The following DNA comes from Alosa alosa isolate M-15738 ecotype Scorff River chromosome 13, AALO_Geno_1.1, whole genome shotgun sequence.
ATGCCACATTTTTAGGTCACAGCTTGGGGGGAAGAGTGAAGACTGAtcctgtatttgttttttaattcCCCATCAAATGCATCttctcagaaaaaaaatatatttctcaATATATTCTGCCCAAGTCCAGTTAATTCAAAACAGATAGCATGGTAGATGTCAAATAAAAGAAATGATTTGATGAACAAGTACATTTTCCGCAATTAGCATTCTGCAGCTCCTCCGTGGATAAATAACAAAGATTCATCACTAGGTCATCTCTAACGTGGCCGAAGAGTTACACGTCTCCACTCATGGTTTACAttcaccgacacacacacacattatcctcTGTTTTAAACATGTCAATTTTGAGTGCTGTTCCATGATTAGCAGCTGATACACTGACACTGGTGGCACAAATGAAACTCATTTAGCCATGAAGTAGCCTGGTTCCCCTTGCCTGCGGTGTCGgaaggagcaagagagagaagagagtgtgtaagagagggagagagtaagagagggagggagtgggcaCTGTGAGGCCATTAGTTACAGGTGTGGACTTCCTCCAAGGAGACTGTTGACATACTTGCTTGGAGATACAATAGATCAGCTCCATGGAGAGAATTAGAGAGCCAGAGAGTAAGCGTGGGGAAAGCTTGGGACTTCATTACAAACCTATAGGCAACCCATAACAAACACTAACACTGCCCATGGAAAGTGAATTGCGCTATTGTTAAGTATGCTGCTTTCAAATGGAACGCACAAGAAGTATCAGTAGGTGAGAATAAGGGGGAGAGTGGAAGCCCACTAGAACATAGAAGATGGTCTGCAGCCCTAGGACCAAAACATGTTGATTACAAGGGAGAAAGGAGCAAGCATCAACtaaatatattaattataaaCACTTTGTTTCCACTTTGCTGCAAtgttgaaatgaaatgaaagcaTGGACAGCTCTGTCAATCAAAACCTTTCGTATTTCCCCTATAAAACACACTGAATAGACAAACTagactcattgcattgcatcatCCATCCAAGTTCAAACCAGCATGATGTGCTTCTTCATATCAGCTGCTTGCAACTTCATCACAAATTGCAGTGATTGATGGGATATTTTGTACAAATGAAAAAGTGGGTTTAAAAACCAGACATGGGGGATGTGAAACGCCTTCCAGCCCTCAAGCCGAACAGCACCGTCACTTAGTCTCAGAGTATCATTCTGCACCATAAATGAGTTCAAAACAACAAGGAGTTAATGACCTTTTTTTTCAGTGGCAGGCATTAAATATTTGTAAGTCTGACATAGAGGTAGCGCTTTTCCTTGCTGAGGAAGAGGACACAGGGGGTGGTCAGTATGACTGGACAGTCCAGAGCGCCGCCCCTGTTGGTTTAAGTGGACAGGGCTTTAGTGAACAGCGCTTTAGTGCATCACAGTCTGTTGAAAGTTCACGTGTTGCAGGGTGGTGATGAGCCCTGTTCATGTCATCTACTCTGCATCTTTCAGGGTCGTCAGTCCATTCCATGCATTCGGGAGATGGACAAatagagggagaaggaggagacagagcaggacacacaAGTAAGTCATCATGAGCAGCTGTCAATCATTTGCTGTCTCACCTTAGCTGAGTGGCCAGAAGAAGGGCCAGACAGAAACGCTTCTGTTGGTTTTGCTAGCAAGGTCCCCTTTGGgaagagcactgtgtgtgttcctcaAGTCTCGTTAAAATCCACAATCCTCAAGTCTGTTAAAGTCTCTCTCGCCGTGCTCCAACTGTGCTGAGTACTGCTGCAGCAGTTCCGCGTCATTGAGTAGTCCGTTTCTTTAAAGTTTATACTCACACTATTTACAAGGAGGACTTATTAAACATGATACATGATAtccttgttttttgttttgttttatcattgtgggtgtgtctatgtgaagtttgtgtgtgtattcttgcgtgtgtttatgtttgtctttgtatgtgcacttgtatgtgtgtgtgtgtgtgtgtgtgtgtgtgtgtgtgtgtgtgtgtgtgtacacaccaaCGATTATGCACCGGAGAGTACACACGAGATCTAAAGAGAGAAGATCACAGGGCCACACGCATCAGCAATCCCATCAATCCCCTCTGCCAATCACGGCAGTCATACGAACGGCGTCATGACGGTGGAGGAGTGTCGCAGTCCCTGGATGGCGGCGTACGGGCCCTGCTGGAAGTAGTGGTGGTAGCGGGGCATGTGGAAGGAGGGGAAGGTGGGCCCACTGCCCTGCATGGAGCCGGCCAGGGCCGAGGGCGTGAGGGGCACCCCCAGGCGGCTGTAGGGGGGTAGGGAGCCCTGGatggggtggggcagggggctgCCCAGGGAGGCCGTGCTGGAGCTGATGGCCGAGAGGGACTGGGGGTGCTGGAAGCCGGAGAAGCCCGAGGTGGTGGTGACCCAGGAGCTCAGAGAGAGGTTGTCTGAGGCAGTGAAGGCTGAGCCTGTGGGACAAGGTACATTACAGCATAAACACATTCCTCACAGCAAACGTTTTGTGTACTAAAATCATTTTGCAGTACAAAGGGCATTATTTAGAAAGGTTtattacaatataataaaaaatatatatataataattattatcattatttataagtatattatttatttttatttatttatttattttttattatttaatactTGTAGTAACAGTAGTGGTAATAGGGGAATAGCAGTTATACGGCCAGTAGTTTTAATGTATGAAATTCACTGCGCCTTTGGTAATCTTTCtaaggaaacagagagagagggccttACCCCTGCCATGTGCGGAGAGTCCGTCCTCGCCGATGCCCTCCTCCTCGCCTGCGTATGTCCTGATGGGTGACCGGGCGTATGAGTGCTTATGGATCAAATTCTCAACACTTTCCCTGCATCAAAACCCAAGAGACGAGCCCAAGATATATCTCTACTTTCACAGAAAATAAAATGCACACAAAAAGCTATAGGTGCTTCCACCCAAAGTAATGCTGGATACAATGGATGGCATTGGTGATTACACCGGACTCATGCCCCTAGCAGTAAGCTGCAAGGGCTGTGTACTGACCACTAAGCCACTTTAGGATAAAAAGGGACACAGTGGAATATGTCTCTTTTGCCGATAATCAGAAATTGCAATGacctcaccccccacacacaaacggcAAACATCAACATTTAGTCACATCTGTATCGTGAGTAATTTCTgcttatttacacacatttttttacacacatgttcacacagtCGTACTGGAGAGATTCTACactacaccacaacacacagctCACGACACGTCACGTAACAAAAAtagcataaacagacacacaaaaaaggatcTTTTAGCACCCACAAACAATACTTGAAAGGGAGGGTTTTCagagaaaaaaatcacacacaccaccaaacacacacacacacacacacactgcccttgtTCCTTTTTTGATCTGTAAGTACATTAGTTCACGTTCGATTAGCCTCTCCTTAGGCAGCCCCCCTCCATGTATGGGAGAGGGCAGCACAGGCCTAAGAGTCCCCTGCATCACAAGGGCCCATGCGTCCACATTACGGCCCCCCAATTAGGTTAGGAAAGTGCAATATCTGTCAGCGGTGCAAtacaaatatgtgtgtttttatcagCGGCGCGCTGGCGTGGAGGGGAGAGGGCCCTCGCAGCTCCTGCCGGCCCTGCTACGTGGGTGGCTGGTTTCAATCAGTCACAGCAGCCAATCGAATTATGCCATGTTTTAGTGCAGCGGCCGACTCCAGACTAATGCGATTTCTGCAGCTCCCCAAAGATCAATTGATCACATCTAATTCACAGCCTTCCCAAAaaacaggaagagtgagagagggagtgtgagtgtgtgtggggatttttttttttttggtggtctTTTGGTTGTCAGGTTGGAAGTGGGTTGTATAAATGCATTTAAGTACTGAATATGTGAAAAGGTActggcatacacacatacacacacacacgcacacacacacattctctctctctcactcgctgtCTGTCTTTCCACTGTAGCGCAGATATTTTCCTACACCCGAAAGCTTGGCACGCCAGCcagttagacacacacaaccacccacacacactactgtagtGCAGATGTCATCCCCGCCTGCCCAACACTCTCGCATTCTTATCGGATCTGggtcagaaacaaacacacattaaagaGAACAGAGAATTCTTAGTACCTCTCAATGTCCGTGAGTCTGGAGGAGTCTCGGAAGCCTTTGGCAAACGGGTTGCTGTCAATCTTTAGCTTGGTTATCTGTGGAGCAGGATGCCAACAACAAGATTAAAACTcattctttctatctctcctactctctctttttctcgctctctttctcattcacacacacacacacacacacgcacacacacacacacacacacacacaaattcaaacatacacacgcacacacgcacacatgcacacacacacacacacacacacataatcagtcACTCATATGTCTGCACATATACTGGTATGTGTACAAcactcctcctctgtgtgtgtgcctctgtcccTCTATCACTCTCTGCCCCCTCCAACTCCCTTTTCTTCTACCCCTCCATCACATCATAACGCCTCATGTAGACTAAACAAATCTGGGCCACTGTTGGCCTCTGGGATGCTGCGTCAAAAGCCCACTCGCATGCCTACTCCATCCCAACACACAGAATGACCATAAACACACGCAATGCTCCTCAACCATTCTGTGTACAGCTTTCAAAACTTACGATaagatgcacacagacatatactgtCAGCTATGTGcggcattaaaaaaaatagaaggaTTGTCAAGCTTTCCAAGACAGGAATTGGATGAAAGTAATTTGCTATACTGTCACTAACAAGACGTCTCTTTCATTCGTGGAATGCCAGttcaaaaaataatatttcaaaGAAAATTTAGATGATCTTAATTCTTAAATTACTGAATAATAAACCATCAAAGTCAGAAAGCCTCAATGCCACCAATGGATTACCCTGTTTGAATGACAACATTTCAGCCCTTTGGGACAATAGGACAAGAGTTCACTAAAGagcttttcctttttcttttcaaGATTTTGTTATGAAAATATACCACTTAATGGTCTTTATTTCCTTGCTGACCTCAGATGCTGTCACCTTTGAACTCACCAGCTGGTTCTGGTAGGCGGTGACGGCCGTGAAGACTGTCTCTGTGAAGATGAAGGTGCGGAACTCCTCGGACTTGAGATTGAGCAATGAGGCGGTGTGGTCCTTCTTCTTGATGATGTGGACCCTCGGCTGGTACTTGTGCATGGAGTTCAGAATAATCTGCAAAGGGGTacgaaaaaatattttaccaagACATCACTATACCAactaaatattcaaatatgataATCTGAAGCTCCCTCTGAATCAATAGCTATTTGTGTGTGGTCCCAATATgcaataataattaataaagtTGTGGTTTTGACAGAAATAAACCTTTTCAAAGACATGGTTACAAAAAATGGCAAAAATATGTTTTCTTCAAAAAATGTCAAAACGTAATATGACATAGCAGTGTATAACAAGAAACTAATTCACATCCACTATAATTTTGAGTTTTGGTGAATGTGAGAATGacagaaataaatacattttatttagaaattaAAATCAAACCAAAAATGTATTATAACTGTGTAATATAATTATATCATAACAATGTCCTAAccctcagtgtttcccattctGCACATTCAATTTATTGTAATATTATTCTTCCTTtaatattgttatttttttccattttaaatACGGAGCATATTTAGACCTTTCATATACTAGGATTTGTGCGTAGGTCTCTGATTAAATCAAATTCTTTGCTGTACTCctccaggaaaaaaaagattaataAACAATCAGTCACTTGTATAACAGATCAAGTTATTAATGAGTCTGAAAAGTCAGTATTGTAGACAACTGGCAGAGTATACATTAACATCAGCATCAGCTATAATAAAACAAGGACCTCAAATCTTCCAAACACAGATAAGAATTTTctaaatattttcttttcagTTTGTGAATTCTAAATTGTATTTCCAAATGCCTATCCTGAAGAataaatatacagtagcctactgtggaAAGGTTTTATTTCTCTGTCTATCCCCTACATTAGTGTGTCAATAAAAATATCACAAAATTTAATCACACTGATTTTGTAAATTGTTCAATCAATTTAGTTTCGTTTTATTGCACTCTAAAAATATTGATAATTGGTTAGCAAAACTATGTATGTCTTTTTCAATGGACCATTGCATgcattgtagcctacaatttcAAACGTGCCGAACacttttgttttaaattaatgaTAATAACTGTATAATAGGCCAAATACGATAATAGGCTAATCTGTCGATATTTTCTGTGCAATTACATTTACTATGTATCCTTACTATccatttgtgtttttaaaaaCCTGCCAATTTTTAAAGCGTTTTTGTGAATAAATTCGTTAAAATAGCCTAGGTTACATTTTAACATATAAGGAGACACATAGGACAATGCGAAAAAAACATAGGGAAAATATGCTGTATTATTAAGAATACATAATAAGGCTGTATGTTTAAGCTCTTTTTTGCAGACGGAACATTTGCGCTGTTATGTCGAAAGCCCCGTTATTTGCCCGACTTCCAAAATTACATGCATAGTTTTAGCCTACATGTCATTGGCTGATCTGTTACGCATAATAAGCTGAAGTCAAAAGAAAACGAATGACTTAATGAATAAATATAGGCCTTTATCAATAAATAGTATTATACATACATGTCCGTGTTGGTCCAGTTCGTTATTGGTGAGTTTGACTTTTTCGAAGGATACCATCTGTTTCAGTAACTGTTCCCCAGTAAAAGGAGAGTCTGGATGGACATACAACCTGCGAAACCATGAAATGTAATGCAAATTACTTAATTAAAATAAAGCTTACATAATTGGGTAGGCCATAAGATATGTTATTACTAATATGgactattgtttttttttttttcaaagactAGGCTAAATGTAGACATTTGGAATCACATTTTTCTCTAATCATTTAGGCTACATgagttatttattttaattaacaTAAAGCTATATCGTTTCTGGGTTAAAATAGTAGATAATAGAACTAACGTAGTTGAAACATTATTTTCGGTCGTAACAACAGGGGAATGAATTATCGGTGAAGGGGATGGCGCAAATTCAACTCACCTTGCTGGCAAGGGGGGGTCAGCTTTCCCGGCCACGAGCCACGATGACCGGTGGTAGGCATAGCGATATCTCTTGTTGTCCACTGGAACAATGTCCATCAACACAATGTATTTGGCGTCAGGGTCGACTCCAGAAAAAGACACGCGGATAGTTGGAAACATTCTTCTGTAAGAGGGAGGAGGCCGGGTGATAAAAACGTTAGTTAAAAACGACAATGAATCATAAATAACTATATTTTCGTAGAACTCCTGTCTTCCCGGCCCTCTTCCGTGATGGTGGTGTTAGATCATAGACGAAGCTACTTGACtatttagtaggcctaggctatccAAGTTCAGCAGATGTCATGTAGACCTAACTAATTTTTCAGTTTAAAATGATGGTAGTGCTAGCCTAACAGTAAGCCTGCATGATATGTGCCATATAACCTATCTTAAAATAAGCTATTAAATGATATTGCACATCGACTTGGTGCATAACATCATAACAATGTTCGTGATAATGTCTGTGCGTAATTAAATGCGTAAAATATTTTGTGCAGGAAAAAGCTGGTTTTAAACCTCTTCACCTGTATGACACATAGCATAAATTATTAGGCTATGTTTACACAGAAGGTTTATATTTAAAGGACCATCCATATCATTCAAAATCATGCTGCGCCCAGAATTACAAAGTTGGCGTCAAAGGTTGCGTGTGGCTTTCAAAATAGGCTTTTGTCGTATGTTGTAGCCTTCGATAGGCCTTACAGGTGGTATACCATTACGCTCACCTTCCAGATTTGGTGATGATCATTTCCGTACCGAGGTCATGAAATTTATCCCAGAGCTCTTTGGTTTCCAGGCTGCAGGAAATTTTGGCCATCTCCTCACTCGGCACACCGGGAGTGGTGGGAATGAGGGGTTCGGTGCACACCGCCGGAGCCGGGCTGTTGAACTCGCCGTGAGACTCCAGGGAGGGCATATCCCCCAAGCTCTGGTTGCAAGAGGACTTCTCCACAAATTGTTCTAAAAATGGAGAAGATACTGTATATGACGCACCTCAACTAATTCGGTCCGACCTCCAAAGTCATCACTGAGACAGTTGAAGTCCGAAATAAGTCAACTTATAATTTGCTGTTTTGCGacacgtagcctacaggcctgTTTTATGTCAGGCCCACATTATCATTAATCTGCTCCGTGCTCACTGTCTGTCACAATATGTTTACAGTCAACGGTGGCCTACATTTAATGTTGCTTTTTATAAACGTAACATTTTAATCTTTCTTTAAAACTATATGGACATGCTATTACGATACATTTCTAAAGTAGGCTTTTGCACTCCTGAAAATATAATGCTCCTGAAAAAGAATGCGTCTGTATTGTATTGCATGTAATAGGCCTTTCGGTGCTTCACCTTGGACCACTGTGTTATAATAATGTTGTAGCATCCCAAATTCAAAAAGTGACAGTAGGCTATACCGATAGAAATCTTGTCAATTTTATTGTATAAATAATAGAAGGCTACTGTCATTTATTGGAACCAAGCAGAGAAAGGTTTGGTTTCAATATGCTGGAATCCATTTGGCTAGAATGACGCACAACTTAGGATTCAATTTATCCTTTACCGAGGTATTTTAATGCATAATTCAAATCAGCAAACAGAGAGGTCTCAttttccagagagagagagagagagagagagcgagaacatAGGCTATCGCAAACATGTTGACTGTTGCGTGTGTAAAAAGCGCTAGCCTCCAGGGAGTCCAGGCCTTGAGCTGCAGTTTTACAATTACATGTTATTTCAGAAATTGTATTAAGATGCGCTTTGCTTAGGGTCATGTCTTTCGTTTACATAACCCATTTATATGCGTGGTAAAATGTTCATGTGAATTATAGCTGTGGTTCACAGATTACGTGCTCCCACATGTAGCCAAAAATAAAACGTGACAACAATCTGAATATGATTTGTAATTTTCATGAGCTGTcctattacattctgtttttaagaGTTTCTTAACTTACCCAGTGGTTTGATTGTGTTTTCCTCCGCTTCCTTGTCTTTAGTTTTCCCGCTGGACATTAAAGCGGCTATGGAGAACGCATTTGCCCGAGAGGAGAGCTGCGGCTTCGGTGAGGCTGTGTACTCCATGGCGGTAAGATTGTTCTTGCGTTCTAACGCGTAAATACCCTTTCCGGTGGATTGTCAGTAGACAATGGATCATCTAAGGAAGGCACAACTGGTTTCAATTGTACCACCAGTTGCTAAAGACACATATAATGTACAGTGGAATCTGGATAACACGAACAAATTAAAGCGCTGGTGTAAGTTGAAACCAAATCGGCGGAGACATAGCGCGATAGCCTTGACAAGAACCCTTATGTTGGTCGGTCTGAGACAAGATCCTCATTGCGTCCGCTGGACACTCGCACTCCACTTAATTTTCAGCCCCCTTTCAGTGTGGTGCAGCAATCAGCCAATAGTTGTTTCGCTGTCGACGTCACTGCTGCCCAATGTCCTGTGAGTTGAACCTCAACAGAACACTCCTTCAAAAACAGCTTTCCTGCCCATTAAAAAATCCGTCAAAATGAAGAATCCGCAGTTTGACACTTAAACACCTGCCTGATGGTTGGAAACGCATGACATGGTTTGATAAAAACGAGGCAAGAAAATTAGAACAGTTCAGTTTGCACAACCCACATTTAGGCCTAACTCAGATAGGGCTTTATGAGAAACGTGTCTGATCGTTTATCTATAGGTAAAATCATTTGGATACTCTATCAAACACACTTTTATACATTtatgaataaatatatttaaacgTAGCCTATGAAAGCTTTGAGTTGCCTAATGTAAAATCACTGTACGCCACTATATCTGAAGCTTGAAGAAGAAGATAAAAGCTAAAGTAACAACCCATAGTGGTATCCATTTATAGGGCTTGCTGCGTAAAATATAGAACAAATGAACTgcattgttatttaattaactttgttattattatgttaaatattaggctactaatataggctactatattCTATAATATTATATTGGGGTATTATTATTAGcccatttttattattactactactattattattattattattattatcgttattgttattgttatttagGCCATAGCTAGCTAAAGCTCACGTCACACGTGACATTGCCTCTATATCTTTTATCGTCTTTGCTAATTTTTCTTTGTCCTTTTGAACTGGACAAGAGCGCAAATCCTGTCTAGACGCCACCTCAAGCCTTCTCGAGCGCTAGCGCATTTTCCCACTCTTTCCTGCCAAAGGAGCACGTGCCTTTC
Coding sequences within:
- the tbx20 gene encoding T-box transcription factor TBX20 isoform X2, which translates into the protein MEYTASPKPQLSSRANAFSIAALMSSGKTKDKEAEENTIKPLEQFVEKSSCNQSLGDMPSLESHGEFNSPAPAVCTEPLIPTTPGVPSEEMAKISCSLETKELWDKFHDLGTEMIITKSGRRMFPTIRVSFSGVDPDAKYIVLMDIVPVDNKRYRYAYHRSSWLVAGKADPPLPARLYVHPDSPFTGEQLLKQMVSFEKVKLTNNELDQHGHIILNSMHKYQPRVHIIKKKDHTASLLNLKSEEFRTFIFTETVFTAVTAYQNQLITKLKIDSNPFAKGFRDSSRLTDIERESVENLIHKHSYARSPIRTYAGEEEGIGEDGLSAHGRGSAFTASDNLSLSSWVTTTSGFSGFQHPQSLSAISSSTASLGSPLPHPIQGSLPPYSRLGVPLTPSALAGSMQGSGPTFPSFHMPRYHHYFQQGPYAAIQGLRHSSTVMTPFV
- the tbx20 gene encoding T-box transcription factor TBX20 isoform X1 — translated: MEYTASPKPQLSSRANAFSIAALMSSGKTKDKEAEENTIKPLEQFVEKSSCNQSLGDMPSLESHGEFNSPAPAVCTEPLIPTTPGVPSEEMAKISCSLETKELWDKFHDLGTEMIITKSGRRMFPTIRVSFSGVDPDAKYIVLMDIVPVDNKRYRYAYHRSSWLVAGKADPPLPARLYVHPDSPFTGEQLLKQMVSFEKVKLTNNELDQHGHIILNSMHKYQPRVHIIKKKDHTASLLNLKSEEFRTFIFTETVFTAVTAYQNQLITKLKIDSNPFAKGFRDSSRLTDIERCRESVENLIHKHSYARSPIRTYAGEEEGIGEDGLSAHGRGSAFTASDNLSLSSWVTTTSGFSGFQHPQSLSAISSSTASLGSPLPHPIQGSLPPYSRLGVPLTPSALAGSMQGSGPTFPSFHMPRYHHYFQQGPYAAIQGLRHSSTVMTPFV
- the tbx20 gene encoding T-box transcription factor TBX20 isoform X3, with the protein product MEYTASPKPQLSSRANAFSIAALMSSGKTKDKEAEENTIKPLEQFVEKSSCNQSLGDMPSLESHGEFNSPAPAVCTEPLIPTTPGVPSEEMAKISCSLETKELWDKFHDLGTEMIITKSGRRMFPTIRVSFSGVDPDAKYIVLMDIVPVDNKRYRYAYHRSSWLVAGKADPPLPARLYVHPDSPFTGEQLLKQMVSFEKVKLTNNELDQHGHIILNSMHKYQPRVHIIKKKDHTASLLNLKSEEFRTFIFTETVFTAVTAYQNQLITKLKIDSNPFAKGFRDSSRLTDIERTYAGEEEGIGEDGLSAHGRGSAFTASDNLSLSSWVTTTSGFSGFQHPQSLSAISSSTASLGSPLPHPIQGSLPPYSRLGVPLTPSALAGSMQGSGPTFPSFHMPRYHHYFQQGPYAAIQGLRHSSTVMTPFV